The following coding sequences lie in one Treponema sp. OMZ 790 genomic window:
- a CDS encoding peptidase domain-containing ABC transporter, whose amino-acid sequence MFNKKSNLTVVLQQDSQDCGPACLATLCKYYGKRIPISYIRKIAGTDKTGTSGYGIVRGAEELGFSCQGALSPEKEFSGDIVFPVIAHLKRNDSEHYVVIFKIKKDNVIIGDPASGLLKIPISEFKKEWSGVFFVLTPQEKFKLNKDSGSILTRFFYLLKPHKKIVGEVLTASILLSFLGIIVAFYFRFLVDEVLYSGTKITLNLVSLGYLVVIIFQTLLNISRNQLMLHMSSKMEAALSFEYFDHVLHLPMDFFTTRKTGEVLSRIHDVNTIRQVLSSTGMNIILDSLMLVVGGAFLCASGGILMLIAVIPVIISAVVICFFVQPYRRMIKEKAVIDAEKYSGMVESINGIGTVKALSSEDLAFERTEVKMVDSVNKGIEIGTLANIENAVQMTLSQLGTLGVYWVGSFKILTGTMSLGQLIAFSILSGYFLGPLGRLLTLQPTLQEAFVAANRLSEILDMPIEKTTYSGKTKIENIEGSIDIKDLCFAYGLHGNTLENINLNIKPGMKIAFVGASGSGKTTLVKLLMKFYNFQSGEIFIDGLNIKDLETESYRKLIGYVPQEVLLFSGSIRENILWGNGFLPENALYYAAKVSRSDAFINKLPDRYETIIGERGATLSGGERQRIALARILLREPKILILDEATASLDAITEKAIMNTIEEIIENKTTIIVAHRLSTIINCDKIFVFDGGKIKEEGTHKELILKHGIYTDLWNAQNTDI is encoded by the coding sequence GTGTTTAATAAAAAATCCAATTTAACCGTGGTCTTGCAGCAAGACAGTCAAGACTGCGGTCCTGCCTGTCTTGCAACTCTTTGCAAATATTACGGGAAAAGAATACCTATTTCTTATATACGCAAAATAGCGGGTACGGATAAAACAGGTACATCAGGATACGGAATTGTCCGCGGTGCAGAAGAATTAGGATTTTCATGTCAGGGAGCTTTAAGTCCCGAAAAAGAATTTTCCGGGGACATTGTGTTCCCTGTAATTGCTCATTTAAAAAGAAATGATTCAGAACATTATGTTGTAATTTTTAAAATTAAAAAAGATAACGTAATTATAGGAGACCCTGCTTCAGGGCTTTTGAAAATACCTATAAGTGAATTTAAAAAAGAGTGGAGCGGTGTCTTTTTTGTTTTAACTCCTCAAGAAAAATTTAAGTTAAATAAAGATTCAGGCAGTATTTTAACCCGCTTTTTTTATCTTTTAAAGCCCCATAAAAAAATAGTAGGCGAAGTTCTTACGGCAAGTATACTCTTAAGTTTTTTAGGTATAATCGTTGCTTTTTATTTTCGGTTTTTGGTTGATGAAGTTTTATATTCAGGTACAAAAATAACGCTTAACTTGGTTTCTTTAGGATACCTTGTTGTAATTATTTTTCAAACGCTGTTAAATATTTCGCGTAATCAACTTATGCTTCATATGAGCAGTAAGATGGAAGCTGCTTTAAGTTTTGAATACTTTGACCATGTTCTTCATCTTCCAATGGATTTTTTTACTACACGTAAAACAGGAGAGGTCCTTTCCCGTATTCATGATGTAAATACTATAAGACAGGTTCTGTCTTCTACAGGAATGAATATTATCTTGGACTCCCTAATGCTGGTTGTAGGCGGAGCTTTTTTATGTGCATCGGGCGGAATACTCATGCTGATTGCCGTTATTCCGGTTATTATTTCTGCCGTTGTAATATGTTTTTTTGTGCAGCCATATAGAAGAATGATAAAAGAAAAGGCCGTAATAGATGCCGAAAAATATTCAGGCATGGTAGAGTCCATAAACGGAATAGGAACGGTAAAGGCTCTTTCAAGTGAAGATCTTGCATTTGAGCGAACCGAGGTAAAAATGGTAGATTCCGTAAATAAGGGGATTGAAATAGGTACGCTTGCAAATATAGAAAATGCCGTGCAAATGACTCTCTCACAGCTTGGAACCTTAGGCGTTTATTGGGTAGGCAGTTTTAAAATATTAACCGGAACTATGAGCCTCGGGCAGTTGATAGCATTTTCTATTTTATCGGGATATTTTTTAGGCCCCTTAGGGCGTTTATTAACCTTACAACCCACTTTACAGGAAGCCTTTGTTGCAGCAAACCGTCTTTCCGAAATACTTGATATGCCTATCGAAAAAACAACCTATTCGGGAAAAACTAAAATAGAAAATATAGAAGGTTCTATCGACATTAAAGACCTTTGTTTTGCCTACGGTTTACATGGTAATACATTAGAAAATATTAATTTAAATATAAAACCCGGAATGAAAATTGCTTTTGTAGGAGCCTCCGGTTCAGGCAAAACAACACTTGTAAAACTGCTTATGAAATTTTATAATTTTCAAAGCGGGGAAATCTTTATTGACGGTTTAAATATAAAAGATTTGGAAACCGAATCGTATCGTAAACTTATAGGTTATGTACCTCAAGAAGTTCTATTATTTTCAGGTTCAATTCGAGAAAATATTTTATGGGGAAACGGGTTTTTACCTGAAAATGCCTTGTATTATGCTGCAAAAGTTTCCCGCTCCGATGCTTTTATCAATAAGCTGCCCGATCGTTACGAAACAATTATAGGAGAACGGGGAGCAACTCTTTCGGGTGGTGAAAGGCAGCGTATAGCCTTGGCCCGTATTTTACTTAGAGAACCTAAAATACTGATACTTGATGAGGCGACTGCAAGTTTAGATGCTATTACCGAAAAAGCTATAATGAACACAATTGAAGAAATAATTGAAAATAAAACTACAATTATTGTTGCTCACAGGCTTTCGACAATTATAAATTGCGATAAAATTTTTGTATTTGATGGAGGTAAAATAAAAGAAGAAGGAACACACAAAGAGCTTATTTTAAAACACGGAATATATACCGATCTTTGGAATGCTCAAAATACGGATATCTAA
- a CDS encoding TolC family protein — MVSSLYAIEYEDFIDIVLTNSNEYQKALSKYNIKKMAAQKTQYRWIPKLSLDLNYIGNMEVKSRDQIHAFTTGLNLKQTLPMGMGLNFNISNTFALAKIQGAKNEYSSSAKSQFLMPLYFFAPGILKPYSEYEIYLGKYSINFADLELKRIKQKIIAEAVYIAVSYWLQKKTLEIEEEKLQIDLQLGLNDEALWKQGKLSTLELSEKNTRRYNNQLNFLNSKKRYLQMLHSLNLTGVSDDTIPEKIEPWIKKLENYISYEYINEEIELELKQKQLKINQYYTLKEQLNRLPSFIFSFTVDPASKSKGGIKFNDTIQNYWKADKNWLFNFTIGINIPLSPLDDAYDIDKTAKELLNLNKLEIEALNINHQNKKEVHEINLNILNEICILAEKNKENMQNRLISSEVLLKQGYITEIDFKIQNLDYRRSQLNSLKARLDYIIEVLNY; from the coding sequence ATGGTATCTTCATTATATGCAATTGAATATGAAGACTTTATTGACATAGTTTTAACAAACAGCAATGAGTATCAAAAGGCTCTTAGTAAGTATAATATAAAAAAAATGGCAGCACAAAAAACACAATATAGATGGATTCCTAAACTATCATTAGATTTAAATTATATTGGAAATATGGAAGTTAAAAGCCGTGATCAAATACATGCTTTTACAACAGGTCTTAATTTAAAACAAACCTTGCCGATGGGGATGGGATTAAATTTTAATATCAGTAATACTTTTGCCTTAGCTAAAATACAAGGAGCAAAAAACGAATACAGTTCTTCTGCTAAGAGTCAATTTTTAATGCCGCTTTACTTTTTTGCTCCCGGTATTTTAAAACCTTATTCCGAATATGAGATTTATTTGGGCAAATATAGTATTAATTTTGCCGATTTAGAATTAAAACGGATAAAACAAAAAATAATAGCAGAGGCCGTATATATTGCTGTTTCTTATTGGCTCCAAAAAAAGACTCTTGAAATTGAAGAAGAAAAACTGCAAATCGATTTACAACTAGGTTTAAATGATGAAGCTTTATGGAAGCAAGGAAAGCTTTCTACACTTGAACTTTCAGAAAAGAATACAAGAAGATATAATAATCAATTAAATTTTTTAAATTCAAAAAAAAGATATCTTCAAATGCTTCATAGTTTAAATTTAACGGGAGTGAGCGATGATACGATACCGGAGAAAATTGAACCTTGGATAAAAAAACTTGAAAACTATATTTCTTATGAGTATATAAATGAAGAAATAGAATTAGAGCTTAAACAAAAACAGTTAAAAATAAATCAATATTATACATTGAAAGAACAGCTTAATAGGCTGCCGTCATTTATATTTTCATTTACGGTTGACCCTGCTTCCAAATCAAAGGGAGGCATTAAATTTAATGATACTATTCAAAATTACTGGAAGGCGGATAAAAACTGGCTTTTTAATTTTACCATTGGAATAAATATTCCGCTGTCTCCACTTGATGATGCCTATGATATAGATAAGACAGCCAAAGAATTACTTAATTTAAATAAGTTGGAAATAGAAGCTCTTAATATCAATCATCAAAATAAAAAAGAAGTTCATGAAATAAATTTAAACATTTTAAATGAAATATGCATTTTAGCAGAAAAAAATAAAGAAAATATGCAAAACCGTTTAATTTCTTCAGAAGTTTTACTAAAACAAGGATATATAACCGAGATTGATTTTAAAATTCAAAATCTTGATTATCGGCGTTCGCAATTAAACAGCCTAAAGGCCAGACTTGATTATATTATTGAAGTCTTAAATTATTAA
- a CDS encoding peptidoglycan DD-metalloendopeptidase family protein — MNESRFILSNHSFSKKQEKGNYIILNESNLKLIRGGRDIGPLEEFDTETGLKNPSQKQIRYNEWDIYSIKGGEVVHVYTKDSGSAYGNNIIIKDNEGNYVRYAHLEAVNVVKGQKIKQGDIIGIMGNTGTGDTKNPSDKEYNRHLHVSVYPPTKNRKERQNFRSSEATINPAQYILDGGTYPCNTKVSGKYKRKYPGIINKTDIIPWYLHEGLDFSGRPTNLIPGWKYGIYATGYLDNAKEYEYLDSLKREKEITAKSMYNNAVISTETTALLLGLDLPKNYKDKIKKSVGISLAEISETERKRFIKLYEAQEKAIAEAEAKRIAEEKAAQEKAEKERQDKEKLAREDEERRRKEGGNNPSPNPKKPDEDRSEPILDEDDRPGRRNKKGEKPIKSPPKKDGGGNNPPPPKNNPPPKKGGGGGGSKPKPPRIPRPGDMIPLSADTNNEYYLGSLYGTKPFSAQESSAFNSTIISNELSALQPVTSLNVAGFPVNDSAIKDLTAITHIC, encoded by the coding sequence ATGAATGAAAGCCGTTTTATTTTATCAAATCACAGTTTTAGTAAAAAACAAGAGAAAGGTAATTATATTATTTTAAACGAGAGCAATCTTAAATTAATAAGAGGAGGTCGTGATATTGGTCCATTAGAGGAATTTGATACTGAAACTGGACTAAAAAATCCTTCACAAAAACAAATTAGATATAATGAATGGGATATATATTCTATAAAAGGCGGCGAAGTTGTACATGTATATACTAAAGACTCCGGTAGTGCATATGGTAACAATATAATAATAAAAGATAATGAGGGCAATTATGTAAGATATGCTCATTTAGAGGCTGTTAATGTTGTAAAAGGTCAAAAAATAAAACAGGGAGATATAATAGGTATCATGGGCAATACAGGTACCGGCGATACTAAAAATCCTAGTGATAAAGAATATAATAGACATTTACATGTTTCTGTATACCCTCCTACAAAAAATAGAAAAGAAAGACAAAATTTTCGCTCATCTGAAGCAACAATTAATCCGGCACAATACATACTTGACGGCGGAACCTATCCTTGCAATACAAAAGTTTCAGGCAAATACAAGAGAAAATATCCCGGAATAATAAATAAAACAGATATAATACCATGGTATCTTCACGAAGGACTTGATTTTTCAGGCAGGCCAACAAATCTAATTCCCGGCTGGAAATATGGAATATATGCAACAGGATATTTAGATAACGCTAAAGAATATGAATATTTGGACTCCTTAAAGAGAGAAAAAGAAATTACAGCTAAGAGTATGTATAATAATGCTGTTATTTCCACTGAAACTACTGCGTTATTGCTCGGACTTGATCTACCTAAAAACTATAAGGATAAAATAAAAAAATCTGTTGGCATATCACTTGCTGAAATTTCTGAGACTGAAAGAAAAAGATTTATCAAACTTTATGAAGCACAAGAAAAAGCAATAGCCGAAGCTGAGGCAAAACGAATAGCAGAAGAAAAAGCGGCACAAGAAAAGGCTGAAAAAGAAAGACAGGATAAAGAAAAGCTTGCACGTGAGGATGAAGAAAGAAGAAGAAAAGAGGGAGGAAATAATCCTAGCCCCAATCCTAAAAAACCTGATGAGGATAGAAGCGAACCCATATTAGATGAAGATGACCGCCCCGGACGTAGAAATAAAAAAGGCGAAAAGCCGATAAAATCACCGCCTAAAAAAGACGGCGGAGGAAATAATCCCCCTCCTCCTAAAAATAATCCGCCTCCCAAAAAAGGAGGAGGTGGTGGAGGAAGTAAACCTAAGCCTCCAAGAATTCCAAGACCCGGCGATATGATACCGCTAAGTGCTGATACAAACAATGAATATTATTTAGGCTCGTTATACGGTACAAAACCTTTTAGCGCACAGGAATCGAGTGCATTTAATTCTACAATCATAAGTAATGAATTATCCGCCTTACAGCCTGTAACAAGTTTAAATGTTGCGGGGTTCCCTGTAAACGATTCTGCAATAAAAGACTTGACGGCTATTACACATATATGTTAA
- a CDS encoding HlyD family efflux transporter periplasmic adaptor subunit yields the protein MEEVVYAKGQVRPVQNISLVKNIVAGEIVQINYLPGQKIEKGSQLLQIDAGIYSARKEALQTYYDEVNKKIEGVKNLIKSYNADKNVISKKDSSTYARFMVYTNEKEILTKRYNMVKKLWLEALELPATAIQQAQLRELKYKADMAELDLTTYKNKFINSLLSELDNFLIEKEKIYSQLKDANLSLKNTCIRSPISGYVQEISSLNKGDYINAGQSILNIVPDGTDNYKIEIRVPAKDAGKIMEKMKIKYRFTAFPYHEFGGLTGEVINIEPDSFIDRDGSVYFAVTGNLDKNILVDKEKKEYRVKPGLEIDARIILKEQSILWHFLKTMDLVW from the coding sequence ATGGAAGAAGTAGTATATGCTAAAGGTCAGGTACGGCCCGTACAAAATATATCATTGGTAAAAAATATAGTTGCAGGTGAGATTGTACAAATAAATTATCTGCCGGGGCAAAAGATAGAAAAAGGCTCGCAGCTTTTACAAATTGATGCCGGTATTTATTCGGCAAGAAAAGAAGCTCTCCAAACCTACTATGATGAAGTGAATAAAAAAATTGAAGGAGTTAAAAATTTAATTAAAAGTTATAATGCCGATAAAAATGTAATTTCTAAAAAAGATAGCTCAACTTATGCCCGCTTTATGGTTTACACAAACGAAAAAGAGATTTTAACAAAGCGTTATAACATGGTAAAAAAATTATGGCTTGAAGCACTTGAATTACCTGCAACAGCAATTCAACAGGCTCAGTTAAGAGAGTTAAAATACAAGGCAGATATGGCAGAGCTGGATTTGACTACTTACAAAAATAAATTTATTAATTCTCTTCTTTCTGAACTGGATAACTTTTTAATAGAAAAAGAAAAAATATACAGTCAATTAAAAGATGCGAATCTTTCTTTAAAAAACACTTGCATTAGATCACCCATATCAGGTTATGTACAAGAAATTTCTTCCTTAAATAAAGGCGATTATATTAATGCAGGGCAATCGATTCTTAATATTGTTCCGGATGGAACAGATAACTATAAAATCGAAATCCGTGTTCCTGCAAAAGATGCAGGTAAAATAATGGAAAAAATGAAAATAAAATACCGATTTACCGCATTCCCATATCATGAATTCGGCGGGCTTACAGGCGAGGTTATCAATATAGAGCCCGATTCATTTATAGATCGTGACGGTTCGGTTTATTTTGCCGTTACAGGTAATCTCGATAAAAATATATTAGTTGATAAAGAAAAAAAAGAATATCGTGTAAAACCCGGTTTAGAAATTGATGCACGTATTATTTTAAAAGAGCAAAGTATCTTATGGCATTTTTTAAAAACGATGGATCTTGTATGGTGA
- the rbr gene encoding rubrerythrin has protein sequence MQSLKGTKTEQNILSAFIGESQARNKYTFWASAAEKEGFVQIARIFIETAEQEREHAKRLFNFLEGGDVTVSATAPAGVVGTTLENLKQAAAGENHEWQHMYPEFAKTAREEGFPLIAAVMDSIAVAEKYHAERYEAFIKRIEENSMWVQESPTTWKCLNCGFIVVSKSAPEKCPACAYPKAYFARLEESF, from the coding sequence ATGCAATCATTAAAAGGAACAAAGACCGAACAAAATATTCTTTCGGCCTTTATCGGGGAGTCTCAGGCTCGTAACAAGTACACATTTTGGGCAAGTGCAGCTGAAAAAGAAGGTTTTGTGCAAATTGCAAGAATCTTTATCGAAACTGCGGAGCAGGAAAGGGAACACGCAAAGCGCCTCTTTAATTTTTTAGAAGGCGGAGATGTTACCGTTTCTGCAACGGCTCCTGCAGGTGTGGTCGGCACAACCTTGGAAAACCTAAAGCAGGCAGCTGCCGGTGAAAACCATGAATGGCAGCACATGTATCCTGAGTTTGCTAAGACGGCAAGGGAAGAAGGTTTCCCCCTAATCGCTGCCGTTATGGACAGCATCGCTGTTGCCGAAAAGTACCATGCAGAAAGGTATGAGGCCTTTATCAAAAGGATCGAGGAGAATTCCATGTGGGTACAAGAAAGTCCGACAACATGGAAGTGCTTAAACTGCGGCTTTATCGTAGTCAGCAAAAGCGCTCCCGAAAAATGCCCTGCCTGTGCTTATCCCAAAGCTTACTTTGCCCGTTTGGAAGAAAGTTTTTAA
- a CDS encoding clustered-type lipoprotein has protein sequence MKKDKLKFIFTLILTAFLFSCKASDTKSGREMRIEKFSKMIENNKISGKGKENEFERTPFVLDDYDLVYIQALYTGTNIGKDNRIYYTDVEVIKFEREKEIECRQKRTAKNGKDFFYNIKYEWDKRAKKFVNTKYELAKELNIGVINEKIIKKQVHGFVIESKEDPDRERLIPMFESYMTKLDKNDKYHYTYYVLDYIRGNFTNSGYDEYIVFFTNDSRKEMEEAGEHHPNFYSKDGKLSDITWKNNISDAACFIVKNNRFIKVYSIFAINEFLPAYEKSLSLYGSLNPRQLPYITNFGKQFFQGWVADFNQNGINEIYIFYFGGSGAHIAVEEFDGQRFKIHDLKFFGYNIAEVDFYKKTLNGKYYGIKLSGDTKFIVWYKEIFQWNEDDNSYWLQSYNISPNRSYKMSWDPMKNDWVDIKY, from the coding sequence ATGAAAAAAGACAAATTAAAATTTATCTTCACTTTAATATTGACGGCCTTTTTATTTTCGTGTAAAGCTTCTGATACAAAAAGCGGCAGAGAAATGAGAATAGAAAAATTTTCTAAAATGATAGAAAATAATAAAATATCAGGAAAAGGAAAAGAAAATGAGTTTGAAAGAACTCCTTTTGTATTAGATGACTATGATTTGGTATACATTCAAGCATTGTATACAGGGACGAATATAGGAAAAGATAACAGGATTTATTATACCGATGTTGAGGTTATAAAATTCGAAAGAGAAAAAGAAATAGAATGCAGACAAAAAAGAACGGCAAAAAACGGCAAGGATTTTTTTTATAATATAAAATATGAGTGGGACAAAAGAGCAAAAAAATTCGTAAATACAAAATACGAACTTGCGAAAGAATTAAACATAGGGGTAATTAATGAAAAAATAATAAAAAAACAAGTACACGGGTTTGTAATAGAATCAAAAGAAGATCCCGATAGAGAAAGGTTAATACCTATGTTTGAATCATATATGACAAAACTTGATAAAAATGATAAATATCATTATACATATTATGTGTTGGACTATATAAGAGGAAACTTTACAAATTCGGGATATGATGAATATATAGTTTTTTTTACCAATGATTCTAGAAAAGAGATGGAAGAAGCCGGAGAGCATCACCCTAATTTTTATAGTAAGGATGGAAAACTATCTGATATAACATGGAAAAATAATATATCAGATGCAGCTTGCTTCATTGTTAAAAATAACCGCTTTATAAAAGTATACAGTATTTTCGCAATTAATGAATTTTTACCTGCTTATGAAAAAAGTTTAAGCTTATATGGTTCGTTGAATCCGAGACAATTGCCTTATATAACTAATTTCGGTAAACAATTTTTTCAAGGGTGGGTAGCCGACTTTAATCAAAACGGAATAAATGAAATATATATATTTTACTTTGGAGGCTCTGGAGCGCATATCGCTGTAGAAGAATTTGACGGACAAAGATTTAAAATACACGACTTAAAATTTTTTGGTTATAATATAGCGGAAGTTGATTTTTATAAAAAAACACTTAACGGTAAGTATTACGGTATAAAATTATCAGGCGACACCAAATTTATAGTATGGTATAAAGAAATCTTTCAGTGGAATGAAGATGACAATAGCTATTGGCTTCAGTCATATAATATATCTCCGAATAGGTCATATAAGATGTCATGGGATCCGATGAAAAATGATTGGGTAGATATAAAATATTAG
- a CDS encoding ATP-binding protein yields MPAHIRVAMHPDKIEIYSPGGLPAGINKEEYLKGYISILRNPVIANVFFRLHLIEMFGTGIKRIMNYYEEYEIKPIFDISENNICVTLPAIDRKKEVNSDEMLILEILSKGIRLSSSEIVLKSGFGKNKVVRLINSLLEKKYIQKEGSGRGTKYYL; encoded by the coding sequence ATTCCCGCACATATTCGGGTTGCAATGCATCCCGATAAAATAGAAATTTACTCTCCCGGAGGATTACCCGCAGGTATTAATAAAGAAGAGTATTTAAAAGGCTATATCTCCATATTAAGAAATCCCGTTATCGCCAATGTTTTTTTTAGGTTACACCTAATAGAAATGTTTGGAACAGGTATTAAGCGTATTATGAACTACTATGAAGAGTATGAAATAAAGCCGATTTTCGATATTTCGGAAAATAATATTTGTGTAACTCTCCCCGCTATAGATCGAAAAAAAGAAGTAAATTCGGATGAAATGCTTATTCTGGAAATTCTATCGAAAGGAATACGCTTATCCAGCAGTGAAATAGTTTTAAAAAGCGGCTTTGGAAAAAATAAGGTTGTCAGGCTTATCAATTCCCTGCTTGAAAAAAAGTATATTCAAAAAGAAGGCAGCGGTAGAGGCACAAAATATTATTTATAA
- a CDS encoding RecQ family ATP-dependent DNA helicase: MENQNLKETEELYRWDDTPDDLYCPFVCETDNPEYSLEKTEDAVAVCAKNVFGIPSLYPWQRLAIANILDAVHAAEARIEAEQIEIEKKNGEVSDSDKDAKTKLLQKINANTEEEKLTELYDEDGIMRGRQIILLPTGAGKSLCFQVPALLLDGPTVIIYPLLALMSDQFRRMAEGGLEPVIFKGGQTKEEREAQLARMEGSDGKPPAKLIIANPEVLSAGNLIDRIAACNVVHLAIDEAHCVTEWGDSFRPAYLELTNIIKKLHPYAVSAFTATASPPVLQRIAEILFEGRAHLVRGESDRTNIIYFVKYCRVKNPALLEEVQKRKRPMVIFCSSRKGTEQTASFLRLHLNDENIRFYHAGLEREEKAETEKWFHAHKSGILICTCAWGMGVDKKDVKTVIHMDPSPTAEAYIQEAGRGGRDGSIAEAVLLWSPADKKRIELLPEKQRLRAGVLKDFAESGKCRRAVLLEALGETRAEATNPDEEVIACSGCDICNKTAVQYPEDERLFVRFIKANKRIFTQNEAIDFFSSKKEFWEAGDVKRLSEELIKEGLIKKLKSPLWHDKLTV; encoded by the coding sequence ATGGAAAATCAAAATTTAAAAGAAACAGAAGAGCTTTACCGATGGGATGATACTCCGGACGATCTTTATTGCCCCTTTGTATGCGAAACCGACAATCCCGAATACAGTTTAGAAAAAACCGAGGATGCCGTTGCGGTTTGTGCAAAAAACGTTTTCGGGATTCCGTCGCTATATCCTTGGCAGAGGCTTGCAATAGCCAATATCTTGGATGCGGTTCATGCAGCCGAAGCCCGCATTGAAGCGGAACAAATTGAGATTGAAAAGAAAAACGGGGAAGTTTCGGATTCGGACAAGGACGCAAAAACAAAATTGCTTCAAAAAATTAATGCAAATACCGAAGAAGAAAAACTTACTGAGCTCTATGATGAGGACGGAATTATGAGAGGAAGGCAAATTATTCTCCTACCGACAGGAGCAGGAAAGTCTTTGTGCTTTCAAGTTCCGGCCCTCTTGTTGGACGGGCCTACCGTAATCATCTATCCTCTTTTAGCCCTTATGAGCGACCAGTTTAGGCGCATGGCGGAGGGCGGGCTTGAGCCTGTAATTTTTAAGGGTGGTCAAACTAAAGAAGAAAGAGAAGCACAGCTTGCCCGCATGGAAGGAAGCGACGGAAAGCCTCCTGCAAAGCTCATAATTGCAAACCCCGAGGTTCTTTCAGCCGGGAATCTAATCGACAGGATTGCAGCCTGCAATGTGGTTCACCTGGCGATAGACGAGGCTCACTGCGTTACCGAATGGGGAGACAGTTTTAGACCGGCCTATCTTGAGCTTACAAACATAATCAAAAAGCTTCACCCCTACGCCGTTTCAGCCTTTACCGCAACGGCGAGTCCTCCGGTTTTACAGCGTATAGCCGAAATTCTTTTTGAGGGCAGGGCTCATTTGGTTCGAGGCGAATCGGACAGAACAAATATAATTTATTTTGTAAAGTATTGCAGGGTAAAAAATCCAGCTCTTCTGGAAGAAGTTCAAAAAAGAAAAAGGCCTATGGTCATCTTTTGCTCCAGCCGGAAAGGAACGGAACAGACGGCTTCTTTTTTGCGTCTGCACTTAAACGACGAAAATATAAGGTTTTATCATGCAGGCCTCGAAAGAGAAGAAAAAGCCGAAACCGAAAAATGGTTCCATGCACATAAAAGCGGCATACTGATATGTACTTGTGCTTGGGGGATGGGAGTCGACAAGAAGGATGTTAAAACCGTAATCCACATGGATCCTTCTCCTACTGCGGAAGCCTATATTCAAGAAGCCGGAAGAGGCGGGCGTGACGGGAGCATAGCCGAGGCTGTTCTTTTATGGTCTCCTGCCGATAAAAAGCGGATAGAGCTCTTGCCCGAAAAACAGCGCCTTAGGGCCGGGGTTCTTAAAGACTTTGCCGAAAGCGGGAAGTGCCGAAGAGCCGTTCTATTAGAGGCCCTCGGCGAAACAAGAGCAGAGGCGACAAACCCCGATGAAGAGGTAATCGCCTGTTCGGGCTGCGATATTTGCAATAAGACAGCAGTTCAATATCCCGAAGACGAAAGGCTTTTTGTAAGGTTCATAAAAGCAAACAAAAGAATTTTTACTCAAAATGAAGCGATCGATTTTTTTTCTTCAAAGAAGGAATTTTGGGAAGCAGGGGATGTAAAGCGTTTAAGCGAAGAGCTTATTAAAGAGGGGCTTATCAAAAAATTGAAAAGCCCCCTTTGGCACGATAAGCTTACCGTTTGA